Proteins encoded together in one Staphylococcus aureus window:
- a CDS encoding acetoin utilization protein AcuC, whose amino-acid sequence MQQHSSKTAYVYSDKLLQYRFHDQHPFNQMRLKLTTELLLNANLLSPEQIVQPRIATDDELMLIHKYDYVEAIKHASHGIISEDEAKKYGLNDEENGQFKHMHRHSATIVGGALTLADLIMSGKVLNGCHLGGGLHHAQPGRASGFCIYNDIAITAQYLAKEYNQRVLIIDTDAHHGDGTQWSFYADNHVTTYSIHETGKFLFPGSGHYTERGEDIGYGHTVNVPLEPYTEDASFLECFKLTVEPVVKSFKPDIILSVNGVDIHYRDPLTHLNCTLHSLYEIPYFVKYLADSYTNGKVIMFGGGGYNIWRVVPRAWSHVFLSLIDQPIQSGYLPLEWINKWKHYSSELLPKRWEDRLNDYTYVPRTKEISEKNKKLALHIASWYESTRQ is encoded by the coding sequence ATGCAACAACATTCATCAAAAACTGCATATGTTTATTCAGATAAGTTATTACAATATCGATTTCATGACCAACATCCCTTCAATCAAATGCGTTTAAAATTAACAACAGAGCTACTTTTGAATGCAAATTTATTGTCTCCAGAACAAATAGTACAACCTAGAATTGCAACAGATGACGAATTAATGTTAATTCATAAATATGATTACGTCGAAGCTATTAAGCATGCTTCACATGGCATTATCAGTGAAGATGAGGCTAAGAAATATGGATTAAATGATGAAGAGAATGGTCAATTTAAGCATATGCACCGCCATAGTGCCACAATTGTTGGAGGCGCTTTAACTTTAGCAGATCTTATTATGTCAGGCAAAGTATTAAATGGTTGTCACTTAGGTGGTGGTTTGCATCACGCTCAACCTGGTCGAGCAAGTGGTTTTTGTATATACAATGATATTGCAATTACCGCACAATACTTAGCTAAAGAATACAATCAACGCGTTTTAATCATAGATACCGATGCACATCATGGAGATGGTACACAATGGAGTTTCTATGCCGATAACCATGTTACTACTTATTCTATCCATGAAACCGGAAAATTTCTTTTCCCAGGCTCTGGTCACTATACTGAGCGCGGTGAAGATATCGGCTATGGACACACTGTAAATGTCCCACTTGAACCGTATACAGAAGATGCATCATTTTTGGAGTGTTTTAAATTAACAGTTGAGCCTGTCGTAAAGAGTTTTAAACCTGATATTATTCTAAGCGTAAATGGTGTCGATATACATTATCGTGATCCACTAACTCATCTAAATTGTACGTTACATTCATTATATGAAATTCCATATTTTGTAAAATATTTAGCTGATTCTTATACGAATGGAAAGGTAATTATGTTTGGTGGCGGAGGCTACAATATTTGGAGAGTCGTACCACGTGCATGGAGTCATGTATTCTTAAGTTTAATTGATCAACCAATTCAAAGTGGTTATTTACCGTTAGAATGGATTAATAAATGGAAACATTATTCATCTGAATTATTACCTAAAAGATGGGAAGATCGTTTAAATGATTATACCTATGTCCCCCGCACAAAAGAAATTAGTGAAAAAAATAAAAAATTAGCTTTACATATAGCGAGTTGGTACGAATCTACTCGTCAATAA
- the acsA gene encoding acetate--CoA ligase, translating into MKVEVYKGAQGKHNLKDYEETYNTFDWKDVEQAFSWSETGKMNMAYECIDRHVDQGLGDKIALNYKDEHRKESYTYKDMQRLSNKAANVLSEHAEVDKGDRVFIFMSRTPELYFALLGVLKIGAIVGPLFEAFMEKAVADRLENSEAKVLITNKALLPRVPVDKLPNLKKIVVVDEDVEDNYIDFISLMETASDEFDIEWLKSDDGLILHYTSGSTGQPKGVLHVQQAMLVHYISGKYVLDLQEDDVYWCTADPGWVTGTSYGIFAPWLNGATNCIAGGRFSPEQWYSMIEDFKVTIWYTAPTALRMLMSAGDDIVEKYDLSSLRSILSVGEPLNPEVIKWAKKVYGLTVLDTWWMTETGGHMIVNYPTMDVKLGSMGKPLPGIQAAIIDDAGNELPPNRMGNLAIKKGWPSMMYRIWKNPEKYKSYFIGDWYVSGDSAYKDEDGYFWFQGRVDDVIMTAGERVGPFEVESKLVEHEAVAEAGIIGKPDPVRGEIIKAFVALRKGYEPTDELKEEIRIFVKEGLSAHAAPREIEFKDKLPKTRSGKIMRRVLKAWELNLDAGDLSTME; encoded by the coding sequence ATGAAAGTCGAAGTTTATAAAGGAGCGCAAGGTAAACATAACCTTAAAGATTATGAAGAAACATATAATACTTTTGATTGGAAAGACGTAGAACAAGCATTTTCTTGGAGTGAAACTGGAAAAATGAACATGGCATATGAATGCATAGATCGCCATGTAGATCAAGGATTAGGGGATAAAATAGCGTTAAATTACAAAGATGAGCACAGAAAAGAATCGTATACTTATAAAGATATGCAACGGTTATCTAATAAAGCAGCGAATGTTTTGTCTGAACATGCAGAAGTTGACAAAGGTGACAGAGTATTTATATTTATGTCGCGTACACCTGAACTATATTTTGCGTTGTTAGGTGTTTTAAAAATTGGTGCAATTGTTGGGCCGTTATTTGAAGCATTTATGGAAAAGGCAGTTGCGGATAGATTAGAGAACAGTGAAGCTAAAGTGTTAATTACTAATAAGGCATTGTTACCTCGAGTACCTGTAGATAAATTACCAAACTTGAAAAAAATTGTTGTCGTAGATGAGGATGTAGAAGACAATTACATAGACTTCATTAGTTTGATGGAAACTGCTAGCGATGAATTTGACATTGAATGGTTAAAGTCGGATGATGGTTTGATTTTACATTATACATCAGGTTCTACTGGGCAACCTAAAGGTGTATTGCATGTTCAACAAGCAATGTTAGTGCACTATATTTCTGGAAAATATGTATTAGATTTACAAGAAGATGATGTTTATTGGTGTACAGCAGATCCAGGTTGGGTTACAGGAACATCTTATGGTATTTTTGCACCATGGTTAAATGGCGCTACAAATTGTATAGCTGGTGGTCGCTTTTCGCCAGAACAGTGGTATAGTATGATTGAAGATTTTAAAGTGACGATTTGGTATACGGCACCAACAGCTTTAAGAATGTTAATGAGTGCTGGTGACGATATTGTTGAGAAATATGACTTGTCATCGTTACGTTCGATTCTATCAGTAGGTGAGCCTTTAAATCCTGAAGTTATAAAATGGGCGAAAAAAGTATACGGTTTAACGGTGTTAGATACTTGGTGGATGACAGAAACAGGTGGACATATGATTGTTAACTATCCAACGATGGACGTCAAGCTTGGCTCAATGGGCAAACCATTACCTGGTATTCAAGCTGCAATTATCGATGATGCAGGGAATGAATTACCACCAAATCGAATGGGCAACCTTGCTATAAAAAAAGGCTGGCCATCAATGATGTATCGTATCTGGAAGAATCCAGAAAAATATAAATCATATTTTATTGGAGACTGGTATGTATCTGGTGATTCGGCATATAAAGATGAAGATGGTTACTTCTGGTTCCAAGGACGTGTTGATGATGTAATTATGACAGCTGGTGAACGAGTTGGACCATTTGAGGTTGAGTCTAAATTGGTTGAACACGAAGCAGTTGCCGAAGCAGGAATTATTGGTAAACCTGATCCGGTTCGCGGTGAAATAATTAAGGCGTTTGTTGCACTGAGAAAAGGATATGAACCAACAGACGAATTAAAAGAAGAAATTCGTATATTTGTTAAAGAAGGTTTGTCGGCACATGCAGCACCACGTGAAATCGAATTTAAAGATAAATTACCTAAAACACGGTCAGGTAAAATTATGAGACGTGTATTAAAAGCTTGGGAATTAAATTTAGATGCTGGGGATTTAAGTACAATGGAATAA
- a CDS encoding DUF948 domain-containing protein: MDWILPIAGIIAAIAFLILCIGIVAVLNSVKKNLDYVAKTLDGVEGQVQGITRETTDLLHKVNRLTEDIQGKVDRLNSVVDAVKGIGDSVQTLNSSVDRVTNSITHNISQNEDKISQVVQWSNVAMEIADKWQNRHYRRGSANYKANNVATDANHSYTSRVDK; encoded by the coding sequence ATGGATTGGATTTTACCAATTGCTGGAATTATCGCTGCGATTGCATTCTTAATTTTATGTATCGGTATCGTAGCTGTATTAAATTCTGTTAAGAAAAACTTAGATTATGTTGCAAAAACACTTGACGGTGTAGAAGGTCAAGTTCAAGGTATTACTCGTGAAACAACAGATTTACTTCATAAAGTAAACCGTTTAACTGAGGATATCCAAGGTAAAGTAGATCGTTTAAACTCAGTTGTAGATGCTGTTAAAGGTATCGGTGACTCAGTACAAACGTTAAACAGCTCTGTAGATCGTGTAACAAATTCAATTACACATAATATTTCTCAAAATGAAGATAAAATCTCACAAGTTGTTCAATGGTCAAATGTTGCAATGGAAATTGCAGACAAATGGCAAAATAGACACTACCGTCGTGGAAGTGCAAATTACAAAGCTAATAATGTAGCAACTGATGCAAATCATAGCTATACTTCTAGAGTAGATAAATAA
- the ccpA gene encoding catabolite control protein A produces the protein MTVTIYDVAREARVSMATVSRVVNGNQNVKAETKNKVNEVIKRLNYRPNAVARGLASKKTTTVGVIIPDISNIYYSQLARGLEDIATMYKYHSIISNSDNDPEKEKEIFNNLLSKQVDGIIFLGGTITEEMKELINQSSVPVVVSGTNGKDAHIASVNIDFTEAAKEITGELIEKGAKSFALVGGEHSKKAQEDVLEGLTEVLNKNGLQLGDTLNCSGAESYKEGVKAFAKMKGNLPDAILCISDEEAIGIMHSAMDAGIKVPEELQIISFNNTRLVEMVRPQLSSVIQPLYDIGAVGMRLLTKYMNDEKIEEPNVVLPHRIEYRGTTK, from the coding sequence ATGACAGTTACTATATATGATGTAGCAAGAGAAGCGCGTGTCTCTATGGCCACAGTGTCGCGTGTTGTTAATGGGAACCAAAATGTTAAAGCAGAAACTAAAAATAAAGTTAACGAAGTCATTAAGCGTTTGAATTATCGTCCAAATGCTGTTGCTAGAGGTTTAGCTAGTAAAAAGACAACAACAGTAGGTGTGATCATTCCAGATATATCTAATATCTATTATTCACAACTTGCTCGTGGACTTGAAGATATTGCAACAATGTATAAATATCACTCAATTATTTCAAATTCAGATAACGATCCTGAAAAGGAAAAAGAAATTTTTAATAACTTATTAAGTAAACAGGTTGATGGTATTATTTTCCTTGGTGGTACAATTACTGAAGAAATGAAAGAATTGATAAATCAATCATCTGTACCTGTAGTAGTATCAGGAACAAATGGTAAGGATGCACATATAGCATCAGTTAATATTGATTTTACTGAAGCTGCGAAAGAAATTACGGGAGAATTAATTGAAAAAGGCGCTAAATCATTTGCTTTAGTAGGTGGAGAACATTCTAAAAAAGCTCAAGAAGATGTTTTAGAAGGTTTAACTGAAGTGTTAAATAAAAATGGCCTTCAATTAGGTGATACATTGAATTGTTCTGGTGCTGAAAGTTATAAAGAAGGCGTAAAAGCTTTTGCCAAAATGAAAGGCAATTTGCCAGATGCCATTTTATGTATCAGCGACGAAGAAGCAATTGGTATTATGCATAGTGCAATGGATGCTGGTATTAAAGTTCCAGAGGAATTACAAATTATTAGTTTCAATAATACACGATTAGTTGAGATGGTTAGACCACAACTTTCTAGTGTTATTCAACCATTATATGATATCGGTGCAGTAGGGATGCGCTTATTAACAAAATATATGAACGATGAAAAGATAGAAGAACCAAATGTAGTTTTACCTCACAGAATTGAATACCGAGGAACTACAAAATAA
- the murC gene encoding UDP-N-acetylmuramate--L-alanine ligase → MTHYHFVGIKGSGMSSLAQIMHDLGHEVQGSDIENYVFTEVALRNKGIKILPFDANNIKEDMVVIQGNAFASSHEEIVRAHQLKLDVVSYNDFLGQIIDQYTSVAVTGAHGKTSTTGLLSHVMNGDKKTSFLIGDGTGMGLPESDYFAFEACEYRRHFLSYKPDYAIMTNIDFDHPDYFKDINDVFDAFQEMAHNVKKGIIAWGDDEHLRKIEADVPIYYYGFKDSDDIYAQNIQITDKGTAFDVYVDGEFYDHFLSPQYGDHTVLNALAVIAISYLEKLDVTNIKEALETFGGVKRRFNETTIANQVIVDDYAHHPREISATIETARKKYPHKEVVAVFQPHTFSRTQAFLNEFAESLSKADRVFLCEIFGSIRENTGALTIQDLIDKIEGASLINEDSINVLEQFDNAVILFMGAGDIQKLQNAYLDKLGMKNAF, encoded by the coding sequence ATGACACACTATCATTTTGTCGGAATTAAAGGTTCTGGCATGAGTTCATTAGCACAAATCATGCATGATTTAGGACATGAAGTTCAAGGATCGGATATTGAGAACTACGTATTTACAGAAGTTGCTCTTAGAAATAAGGGGATAAAAATATTACCATTTGATGCTAATAACATAAAAGAAGATATGGTAGTTATACAAGGTAATGCATTCGCGAGTAGCCATGAAGAAATAGTACGTGCACATCAATTGAAATTAGATGTTGTAAGTTATAATGATTTTTTAGGACAGATTATTGATCAATATACTTCAGTAGCTGTAACTGGTGCACATGGTAAAACTTCTACAACAGGTTTATTATCACATGTTATGAATGGTGATAAAAAGACTTCATTTTTAATTGGTGATGGCACAGGTATGGGATTGCCTGAAAGTGATTATTTCGCTTTTGAGGCATGTGAATATAGACGTCACTTTTTAAGTTATAAACCTGATTACGCAATTATGACAAATATTGATTTCGATCATCCTGATTATTTTAAAGATATTAATGATGTTTTTGATGCATTCCAAGAAATGGCACATAATGTTAAAAAAGGTATTATTGCTTGGGGTGATGATGAACATCTACGTAAAATTGAAGCAGATGTTCCAATTTATTATTATGGATTTAAAGATTCGGATGACATTTATGCTCAAAATATTCAAATTACGGATAAAGGTACTGCTTTTGATGTGTATGTGGATGGTGAGTTTTATGATCACTTCCTGTCTCCACAATATGGTGACCATACAGTTTTAAATGCATTAGCTGTAATTGCGATTAGTTATTTAGAGAAGCTAGATGTTACAAATATTAAAGAAGCATTAGAAACGTTTGGTGGTGTTAAACGTCGTTTCAATGAAACTACAATTGCAAATCAAGTTATTGTAGATGATTATGCACACCATCCAAGAGAAATTAGTGCTACAATTGAAACAGCACGAAAGAAATATCCACATAAAGAAGTTGTTGCAGTATTTCAACCACACACTTTCTCTAGAACACAGGCATTTTTAAATGAATTTGCAGAAAGTTTAAGTAAAGCAGATCGTGTATTCTTATGTGAAATTTTTGGATCAATTAGAGAAAATACTGGCGCATTAACGATACAAGATTTAATTGATAAAATTGAAGGTGCATCGTTAATTAATGAAGATTCTATTAATGTATTAGAACAATTTGATAATGCTGTTATTTTATTTATGGGTGCAGGTGATATTCAAAAATTACAAAATGCATATTTAGATAAATTAGGCATGAAAAATGCGTTTTAA
- a CDS encoding DNA translocase FtsK: MSWFDKLFGEDNDSNDDLIHRKKKRRQESQNIDNDHDSLLPQNNDIYSRPRGKFRFPMSVAYENENVEQSADTISDEKEQYHRDYRKQSHDSRSQKRHRRRRNQTTEEQNYSEQRGNSKISQQSIKYKDHSHYHTNKPGTYVSAINGIEKETHKPKTHNMYSNNTNHRAKDSTPDYHKESFKTSEVPSAIFGTMKPKKLENGRIPVSKPSEKVESDKQKYDKYVAKTQTSQNKQLEQEKQNDSVVKQGTASKSSDENVSSTTKSMPNYSKVDNTIKIENIYASQIVEEIRRERERKVLQKRRFKKALQQKREEHKNEEQDAIQRAIDEMYAKQAERYVGDSSLNDDSDLTDNSTDASQLHTNGIENETVSNDENKQASIQNEDTNDTHVDESPYNYEEVSLNQVSTTKQLSDDEVTVSNVTSQHQSALQHNVEVNDKDELKNQSRLIADSEEDGATNKEEYSGSQIDDAEFYELNDTEVDEDTTSNIEDNTNRNASEMHVDAPKTQEYAVTESQVNNIDKTVDNEIELAPRHKKDDQTNLSVNSLKTNDVNDNHVVEDSSMNEIEKNNAEITENVQNEAAESEQNVEEKTIENVNPKKQTEKVSTLSKRPFNVVMTPSDKKRMMDRKKHSKVNVPELKPVQSKQAVSERMPASQATPSSRSDSQESNTNAYKTNNMTSNNVENNQLIGHAETENDYQNAQQYSEQKPSVDSTQTEIFEESQDDNQLENEQVDQSTSSSVSEVSDITEESEETTHPNNTSGQQDNDDQQKDLQSSFSNKNEDTANENRPRTNQQDVATNQAVQTSKPMIRKGPNIKLPSVSLLEEPQVIESDEDWITDKKKELNDALFYFNVPAEVQDVTEGPSVTRFELSVEKGVKVSRITALQDDIKMALAAKDIRIEAPIPGTSRVGIEVPNQNPTTVNLRSIIESPSFKNAESKLTVAMGYRINNEPLLMDIAKTPHALIAGATGSGKSVCINSILMSLLYKNHPEELRLLLIDPKMVELAPYNGLPHLVAPVITDVKAATQSLKWAVEEMERRYKLFAHYHVRNITAFNKKAPYDERMPKIVIVIDELADLMMMAPQEVEQSIARIAQKARACGIHMLVATQRPSVNVITGLIKANIPTRIAFMVSSSVDSRTILDSGGAERLLGYGDMLYLGSGMNKPIRVQGTFVSDDEIDDVVDFIKQQREPDYLFEEKELLKKTQTQSQDELFDDVCAFMVNEGHISTSLIQRHFQIGYNRAARIIDQLEQLGYVSSANGSKPRDVYVTEADLNKE, encoded by the coding sequence ATGAGCTGGTTTGATAAATTATTCGGCGAAGATAATGATTCAAATGATGACTTGATTCATAGAAAGAAAAAAAGACGTCAAGAATCACAAAATATAGATAACGATCATGACTCATTACTGCCTCAAAATAATGATATTTATAGTCGTCCGAGGGGAAAATTCCGTTTTCCTATGAGCGTAGCTTATGAAAATGAAAATGTTGAACAATCTGCAGATACTATTTCAGATGAAAAAGAACAATACCATCGAGACTATCGCAAACAAAGCCACGATTCTCGTTCACAAAAACGACATCGCCGTAGAAGAAATCAAACAACTGAAGAACAAAATTATAGTGAACAACGTGGGAATTCTAAAATATCACAGCAAAGTATAAAATATAAAGATCATTCACATTACCATACGAATAAGCCAGGTACATATGTTTCTGCAATTAATGGTATTGAGAAGGAAACGCACAAGCCAAAAACACATAATATGTATTCTAATAATACAAATCATCGTGCTAAAGATTCAACTCCAGATTATCACAAAGAAAGTTTCAAGACTTCAGAGGTACCGTCAGCTATTTTTGGCACAATGAAACCTAAAAAGTTAGAAAATGGTCGTATCCCTGTAAGTAAACCTTCAGAAAAAGTTGAGTCAGATAAACAAAAATATGATAAATATGTAGCTAAGACGCAAACGTCTCAAAATAAACAATTAGAACAAGAAAAACAAAATGATAGTGTTGTCAAACAAGGAACTGCATCTAAATCATCTGATGAAAATGTATCATCAACAACAAAATCAATGCCTAATTATTCAAAAGTTGATAATACTATCAAAATTGAAAATATTTATGCTTCACAAATTGTTGAAGAAATTAGACGTGAACGAGAACGTAAAGTGCTTCAAAAGCGTCGATTTAAAAAAGCGTTGCAACAAAAGCGTGAAGAACATAAAAACGAAGAGCAAGATGCAATACAACGTGCAATTGATGAAATGTATGCTAAACAAGCGGAACGCTATGTTGGTGATAGTTCATTAAATGATGATAGTGACTTAACAGATAATAGTACAGATGCTAGTCAGCTTCATACAAATGGCATAGAGAATGAAACTGTATCAAATGATGAAAATAAACAAGCGTCAATACAAAATGAAGACACTAATGACACTCATGTAGATGAAAGTCCATACAATTATGAGGAAGTTAGTTTGAATCAAGTATCGACAACAAAACAATTGTCAGATGATGAAGTTACGGTTTCGAATGTAACGTCTCAACATCAATCAGCACTACAACATAACGTTGAAGTAAATGATAAAGATGAACTAAAAAATCAATCCAGATTAATTGCTGATTCAGAAGAAGATGGAGCAACGAATAAAGAAGAATATTCAGGAAGTCAAATCGATGATGCAGAATTTTATGAATTAAATGATACAGAAGTAGATGAGGATACTACTTCAAATATCGAAGATAATACCAATAGAAACGCGTCTGAAATGCATGTAGACGCTCCTAAAACGCAAGAGTACGCAGTAACTGAATCTCAAGTAAATAATATCGATAAAACGGTTGATAATGAAATTGAATTAGCACCGCGTCATAAAAAAGATGACCAAACAAACTTAAGTGTCAACTCATTGAAAACGAATGATGTGAATGATAATCATGTTGTGGAAGATTCAAGCATGAATGAAATAGAAAAGAATAACGCAGAAATTACAGAAAATGTGCAAAACGAAGCAGCTGAAAGTGAACAAAATGTCGAAGAGAAAACTATTGAAAACGTAAATCCAAAGAAACAGACTGAAAAGGTTTCAACTTTAAGTAAAAGACCATTTAATGTTGTCATGACGCCATCTGATAAAAAGCGTATGATGGATCGTAAAAAGCATTCAAAAGTCAATGTGCCTGAATTAAAGCCTGTACAAAGTAAGCAAGCTGTGAGTGAAAGAATGCCTGCGAGTCAAGCCACACCATCATCAAGATCTGATTCACAAGAGTCAAATACAAATGCATATAAAACAAATAATATGACATCAAACAATGTTGAGAACAATCAACTTATTGGTCATGCAGAAACAGAAAATGATTATCAAAATGCACAACAATATTCAGAGCAGAAACCTTCTGTTGATTCAACTCAAACGGAAATATTTGAAGAAAGTCAAGATGATAATCAATTGGAAAATGAGCAAGTTGATCAATCAACTTCGTCTTCAGTTTCAGAAGTAAGCGACATAACTGAAGAAAGCGAAGAAACAACACATCCAAACAATACTAGTGGACAACAAGATAATGATGATCAACAAAAAGATTTACAGTCATCATTTTCAAATAAAAATGAAGATACAGCTAATGAAAATAGACCTCGGACGAACCAACAAGATGTTGCAACAAATCAAGCTGTACAAACATCTAAGCCGATGATTCGTAAAGGCCCAAATATTAAATTGCCAAGTGTTTCATTACTAGAAGAACCACAAGTTATTGAGTCGGACGAGGACTGGATTACAGATAAAAAGAAAGAACTGAATGACGCATTATTTTACTTTAATGTACCTGCAGAAGTACAAGATGTAACTGAAGGTCCAAGTGTTACAAGATTTGAATTATCAGTTGAAAAAGGTGTTAAAGTTTCAAGAATTACGGCATTACAAGATGACATTAAAATGGCATTGGCAGCGAAAGATATTCGTATAGAAGCGCCTATTCCAGGAACTAGTCGTGTTGGTATTGAAGTTCCGAACCAAAATCCAACGACAGTCAACTTACGTTCTATTATTGAATCTCCAAGTTTTAAAAATGCTGAATCTAAATTAACAGTTGCGATGGGGTATAGAATTAATAATGAACCATTACTTATGGATATTGCTAAAACGCCACACGCACTAATTGCAGGTGCAACTGGATCAGGGAAATCAGTTTGTATCAATAGTATTTTGATGTCTTTACTATATAAAAATCATCCTGAGGAATTAAGATTATTACTTATCGATCCAAAAATGGTTGAATTAGCTCCTTATAATGGTTTGCCACATTTAGTTGCACCGGTAATTACAGATGTCAAAGCAGCTACACAGAGTTTAAAATGGGCCGTAGAAGAAATGGAACGACGTTATAAGTTATTTGCACATTACCATGTACGTAATATAACAGCATTTAACAAAAAAGCACCATATGATGAAAGAATGCCAAAAATTGTCATTGTAATTGATGAGTTGGCTGATTTAATGATGATGGCTCCGCAAGAAGTTGAACAGTCTATTGCTAGAATTGCTCAAAAAGCGAGAGCATGTGGTATTCATATGTTAGTAGCTACGCAAAGACCATCTGTCAATGTAATTACAGGTTTAATTAAAGCCAACATACCAACAAGAATTGCATTTATGGTATCATCAAGTGTAGATTCGAGAACGATATTAGACAGTGGTGGAGCAGAACGCTTGTTAGGATATGGCGATATGTTATATCTTGGTAGCGGTATGAATAAACCGATTAGAGTTCAAGGTACATTTGTTTCTGATGACGAAATTGATGATGTTGTTGATTTTATCAAACAACAAAGAGAACCGGACTATCTATTTGAAGAAAAAGAATTGTTGAAAAAAACACAAACACAATCACAAGATGAATTATTTGATGATGTTTGTGCATTTATGGTTAATGAAGGACATATTTCAACATCATTAATCCAAAGACATTTCCAAATTGGCTATAATAGAGCAGCAAGAATTATCGATCAATTAGAGCAACTCGGTTATGTTTCGAGTGCTAATGGTTCAAAACCAAGGGATGTTTATGTTACGGAAGCAGATTTAAATAAAGAATAA
- a CDS encoding bifunctional 3-deoxy-7-phosphoheptulonate synthase/chorismate mutase, with protein MSNKLESYRSEIVSLNHQILDLLSKRGELAQKIGEEKLKQGTRIYDPQREKEMLNDLIDSNKGPFNDNTIKQLFKEIFKASTDLQKSENEKHLYVSRKLKPEDTIVTFDNGGIIGDGNKSFVFGPCSVESFEQVEAVAKNLHAKGEKFIRGGAFKPRTSPYDFQGLGVEGLKILKQIKDKYDLNVVSEIVNPNDFEVADEYLDVFQIGARNMQNFELLKEAGRTKKPILLKRGLSATIEEFVYAAEYIASQGNQNIILCERGIRTYEKATRNTLDISAVPILKQGTHLPVMVDVTHSTGRKDIMLPTAKAALAVGADGVMAEVHPDPSVALSDAGQQMDLDEFQAFYDELKPLADLYNAKKLK; from the coding sequence ATGAGTAATAAATTAGAATCATACAGAAGTGAGATTGTATCACTGAATCATCAAATTTTAGACTTATTATCTAAACGTGGTGAACTAGCACAAAAAATTGGGGAAGAAAAATTAAAACAAGGTACACGTATTTATGATCCACAACGTGAAAAAGAAATGCTTAACGACTTAATCGATAGTAACAAAGGACCATTCAACGATAATACTATTAAGCAATTATTTAAAGAAATTTTCAAAGCCTCTACAGATTTACAAAAATCTGAAAATGAAAAACATTTATATGTATCACGTAAGTTGAAACCTGAAGATACGATTGTAACATTTGATAATGGGGGCATTATAGGAGACGGCAATAAATCATTTGTATTTGGGCCATGTTCAGTTGAATCATTTGAACAAGTTGAAGCTGTTGCTAAAAACTTACATGCTAAAGGTGAAAAATTTATTCGTGGCGGTGCATTTAAACCACGTACATCACCATATGATTTCCAAGGCCTAGGTGTTGAAGGACTTAAAATACTTAAACAGATTAAAGATAAATATGATTTAAATGTTGTCAGCGAAATCGTAAATCCAAATGATTTTGAAGTGGCTGATGAGTATTTAGACGTATTCCAAATTGGTGCACGTAATATGCAAAACTTCGAGTTATTAAAAGAAGCTGGCCGTACGAAAAAGCCTATTCTATTAAAACGTGGTTTATCTGCTACAATCGAAGAGTTTGTTTATGCAGCTGAATACATTGCTTCACAAGGTAATCAAAACATTATTTTATGTGAACGTGGAATCCGAACTTATGAAAAGGCGACACGTAACACTTTAGATATTTCAGCAGTACCAATTTTAAAACAAGGTACACACTTACCAGTCATGGTAGATGTTACGCATAGTACAGGTCGTAAAGATATCATGTTACCAACTGCGAAAGCAGCATTAGCAGTTGGTGCTGATGGAGTTATGGCTGAGGTGCATCCAGATCCATCTGTTGCACTTAGTGATGCGGGTCAACAAATGGATTTAGATGAATTCCAAGCATTTTATGATGAATTAAAGCCTTTAGCTGATTTATATAACGCTAAAAAGTTAAAATAA